In Juglans microcarpa x Juglans regia isolate MS1-56 chromosome 4S, Jm3101_v1.0, whole genome shotgun sequence, a single window of DNA contains:
- the LOC121262520 gene encoding 60S ribosomal protein L18-2-like translates to MGIDLVAGGKSKKSKRTAPKSDDIYLKLLVKLYRFLVRRTGSKFNAVILKRLFMSKTNKPPLSLSRLIRYMKGKDGKIAVVVGTVTDDIRVYEVPALKVTALRFTETARARIEKAGGECLTFDQLALRAPLGQNTVLLRGPKNAREAVKHFGPAPGVPHSHSKPYVRSKGRKFERARGKRNSKGFRV, encoded by the exons ATG GGGATCGATCTGGTCGCAGGAGGTAAGAGCAAGAAATCCAAGCGTACTGCTCCGAAATCCGATGATATCTACCTTAAACTCCTCGTCAAG CTTTATCGGTTCCTTGTTCGGAGAACTGGCAGCAAGTTCAATGCAGTCATTCTTAAGCGCTTGTTCATGAGCAAAACCAACAAGCCACCACTTTCTCTGTCTAGGTTGATCCGTTACATGAAGGGAaag GATGGTAAGATTGCTGTGGTTGTGGGAACCGTGACCGATGATATTAGGGTTTATGAAGTTCCTGCCTTGAAGGTCACAGCACTGAGATTTACTGAGACAGCTAGGGCGAGAATTGAGAAGGCTGGCGGTGAGTGCTTGACGTTTGACCAACTGGCTCTGAGGGCTCCACTGGGACAGAACACG GTTCTTCTCAGAGGTCCAAAGAATGCTCGTGAGGCAGTGAAACACTTTGGTCCCGCACCTGGTGTGCCACACAGCCACAGCAAGCCCTATGTACGATCAAAGGGAAGGAAGTTTGAGAGGGCCAGAGGAAAGAGGAACAGCAAGGGATTTAGGGTTTGA
- the LOC121262357 gene encoding uncharacterized protein At5g01610-like, translating to MGFFLTQTFKLSPAFLCLILFISPSLASETSPTITPTKPSAYEVLKDYNFPIGILPKGVQGYDLDPASGKFSAELGGSCSFSLDGSYQLKYKSTIKGHISEGKLSSLEGVSVKLFLFWVDIVEVQRKGIVSDSRSG from the coding sequence ATGGGTTTCTTCTTGACGCAAACATTCAAACTTTCACCGGCATTTCTGTGCCTCATTCTGTTCATTTCACCGTCGTTAGCTTCAGAAACCAGCCCGACGATCACACCCACTAAGCCTTCCGCCTACGAAGTTCTCAAGGACTACAACTTCCCCATTGGCATTCTTCCCAAAGGCGTGCAAGGCTACGATCTTGATCCCGCCTCCGGAAAATTTTCTGCTGAATTGGGTGGTAGCTGCAGTTTCTCTCTCGATGGGTCATACCAGTTAAAGTACAAGTCCACCATCAAAGGGCACATATCGGAAGGCAAGCTCTCGAGCTTGGAGGGCGTTAGTGTAAAGCTCTTCTTATTCTGGGTCGATATTGTTGAGGTACAAAGGAAAGGGATAGTCTCGGATTCTCGGTCGGGATAG
- the LOC121262518 gene encoding putative invertase inhibitor, with the protein MNPNLNLFFCLLFTLCSMYQCRDVGEAQKANLISSACDRTLYKDLCRQTLQSDPESRAATDIGVLAKVALQHALSQAKQIQGQLSKQNDKSVAFKDCNENYDGASERLQDSVTSFKSKKYSDVLTWVSAAMSNSDSCEDGLKEMGKASPILGLSTTFSQLCSIVLALTNQLAGH; encoded by the coding sequence ATGAACCCGAATTTGAATCTCTTCTTCTGTCTGCTTTTCACTCTCTGCTCAATGTATCAATGCAGAGATGTTGGAGAAGCGCAAAAGGCTAATCTTATAAGCTCAGCTTGTGATCGTACTTTGTACAAGGATCTGTGCAGACAAACCCTTCAATCTGACCCGGAGAGCCGTGCGGCTACTGATATTGGCGTGCTAGCCAAAGTTGCACTGCAGCATGCATTATCCCAGGCCAAGCAAATTCAGGGCCAACTCTCCAAACAGAATGATAAATCCGTTGCTTTTAAAGATTGCAATGAGAACTACGATGGTGCAAGTGAGCGACTCCAGGACTCCGTCACGTCCTTTAAGTCTAAAAAGTATAGTGATGTATTAACATGGGTGTCTGCTGCAATGAGCAATTCTGATTCATGTGAGGATGGTTTGAAGGAAATGGGCAAAGCCTCTCCGATACTTGGTTTGAGTACGACATTCAGCCAGCTCTGCAGCATTGTCTTGGCGCTTACCAATCAACTGGCAGGGCACTAA
- the LOC121262355 gene encoding LOW QUALITY PROTEIN: bidirectional sugar transporter SWEET16-like (The sequence of the model RefSeq protein was modified relative to this genomic sequence to represent the inferred CDS: inserted 3 bases in 2 codons) produces the protein MVTPSFIVGIIGNAISILVFTSPIKTFRQVVKRKSTENYKGIPYVTTLLSTSLWTFYGLLNPNGLLVITVNGAGAIFQAIYVILFLVYAPXDKKVQTGKLVAIFNVGFLGFVIAVTLLAMHGSLRLTFVGILCVVLTIGMYAAPLSAMRRVIKTKSVEYMPFLLSFFLFLNAAIWTIYSVLVKDFYIGVPNATGVVLGSGQLILYAIYKNKSVSEKPIEKVDEEEGSAHLVKAAGGVIEMGGLEDEDEEANYLKNRSLRKGRSLPKPSQVDRQHSIXKILKTLSLESGL, from the exons ATGGTTACCCCCAGCTTCATCGTTGGCATTATTG GCAATGCAATTTCAATACTGGTTTTTACTTCTCCAAT AAAGACGTTTAGGCAGGTGGTGAAGAGGAAATCAACTGAGAATTACAAAGGAATTCCATACGTAACTACGCTACTGAGCACGAGTTTATGGACCTTTTATGggcttctcaatccaaacggtcTACTTGTCATTACTGTCAATGGTGCCGGTGCCATCTTCCAAGCCATTTATGTCATTCTCTTTCTGGTCTATGCCC TGGATAAGAAG GTGCAAACAGGAAAGCTGGTGGCCATATTCAACGTTGGTTTTCTTGGGTTTGTCATTGCAGTGACTCTGCTAGCAATGCATGGAAGTTTGAGGCTCACCTTTGTTGGAATTCTATGTGTTGTCTTAACCATAGGCATGTATGCAGCACCTCTTTCAGCCATG AGAAGAGTGATAAAGACCAAGAGCGTGGAGTACATGCCATTTCTCctctcattttttctatttctgaaTGCTGCCATTTGGACTATTTATTCCGTGCTTGTCAAAGACTTCTATATTGGA GTACCAAACGCCACTGGAGTTGTGTTGGGGTCAGGACAACTAATTTTGTATGCAATCTACAAGAACAAGTCAGTTTCAGAAAAACCAATAGAGAAAGTGGATGAAGAGGAAGGCTCTGCCCACCTTGTCAAAGCAGCAGGAGGAGTAATAGAGATGGGTGGATTGGAGGATGAAGACGAAGAGGCCAATTACCTGAAAAATCGAAGCCTCCGCAAGGGAAGAAGCCTCCCAAAGCCATCTCAGGTAGACAGGCAACACAGCAT TAAGATCTTGAAGACGCTTTCTTTGGAGTCCGGCCTGTGA
- the LOC121262354 gene encoding serine/threonine-protein phosphatase PP1 has product MMMMTMEGMMDTGVLNDIIRRLLEGKGGKQVQLSEGEIRQLCVNARQIFLSQPNLLEIHAPVRICGDIHGQYRDLLRLFEYGGYPPSANYLFLGDYVDRGKQSLETICLLLAYKIKYPNEVFLLRGNHEDAKINRIYGFYDECKRRFNVRLWKIFTDCFNCLPVAALIDDKILCMHGGLSPELHNLDQIKELQRPSEVPDSGLLCDLLWSDPDASIEGWAESDRGVSCTFGPDRVAEFLDKNDLDLICRGHQVVEDGYEFFAKRRLVTIFSAPNYGGEFDNVGALLSVDESLVCSFEILKPLDTKASASGSNTSRMKLKKPPKAGTI; this is encoded by the exons atgatgatgatgacaatgGAGGGGATGATGGATACGGGGGTACTGAATGATATAATAAGAAGGCTGTTGGAGGGGAAAGGAGGGAAGCAGGTGCAGCTCTCTGAGGGAGAGATCCGTCAACTTTGCGTCAACGCCAGGCAAATCTTCCTCTCTCAGCCCAATCTCCTTGAGATTCATGCCCCAGTTCGCATATGCG GTGACATACACGGACAATACCGTGACCTATTGAGGCTGTTTGAATATGGTGGCTACCCTCCTTCTGCAAACTACCTTTTCCTTGGGGATTATGTAGATCGAGGCAAGCAAAGTTTGGAGACTATATGTTTGCTTCTAGcctacaaaattaaatatccTAATGAAGTCTTCCTGTTGAGAGGAAACCATGAAGATGCAAAGATTAATCGAATTTATGGGTTTTATGACGAGTGTAAGAGGAGGTTCAACGTTAGGCTATGGAAAATATTTACTGACTGCTTTAACTGCTTGCCTGTGGCTGCACTCATTGATGACAAGATACTCTGTATGCACGGCGGACTCTCTCCAGAGTTGCACAATTTGGATCAAATAAAGGAACTTCAAAGACCTTCTGAGGTACCAGATAGTGGTCTCCTCTGTGATCTGCTTTGGTCGGATCCTGATGCTAGTATTGAGGGCTGGGCTGAGAGTGATCGAGGTGTCTCATGTACTTTTGGACCTGATAGGGTTGCCGAGTTTTTGGATAAAAATGACCTTGATCTCATTTGCCGGGGTCATCAG GTGGTGGAGGATGGATACGAGTTTTTTGCTAAACGAAGATTGGTCACAATATTTTCAGCTCCAAACTATGGTGGAGAGTTTGACAATGTTGGTGCTCTATTGAGTGTCGATGAATCTTTAGTATGTTCTTTTGAAATATTGAAACCACTCGATACTAAAGCATCAGCAAGTGGGTCTAATACATCCCGAATGAAACTTAAAAAG CCCCCTAAAGCTGGAACCATCTGA